The following proteins are encoded in a genomic region of Sulfurovum indicum:
- a CDS encoding TonB-dependent receptor plug domain-containing protein has translation MKKNITLSLIPALLLTTHTFAQEDLGEIIVTTATQTAQSLDEVTSNVDVITAEEIEARGYTTVAQVLGSIAGVSYVSNGGIGKSTSLFLRGMSSKYTLVLIDGVRYNDPTSLGGAPFADLMIDDIAQIEVVKGAQSGIWGADASAGVINIITKKAQPGTHASAHIERGSFNTWKYGATLSTAAENYYLKLSYNIVDTDGFTTVAPYGEDIDQYEDDEYRNKTLNIQAGFSFNAANKVDLLHTRIEGKGDADPFDFSTYSFNPDGDYRLESTYKFTKMNFNHIDSFNELNIYAQRSDFSRTYPDATYSQHFDGSIDEFGVNSKIGYGTKDFILVGLDTKEYSHENSLNKSYDSTGFFATNTNTLEGVMGGTTILTESLRYDRYSDFDNEITGKIGIKHIHEHIQGLVTSFNYGTAYNVPTMYNLYDPFSGNADLTPESIKSYDVTVAYKDFKVTYFNNKIDDMIQYVSQYDANGNWIGGGYENIAGTSKIDGIELAYEKEIFDGILFNTNYTRLISAEDNDGKALARRAKETFNLAVDYYGIEKLHIGADAQYIGERYDRADNQGAQTGKYTLFNVTADYQVTENVQVYGKIENLGDKYYQTVYGYATSPRAFYIGVRGKI, from the coding sequence ATGAAAAAAAACATTACACTCAGCCTGATACCGGCTCTGCTTTTAACCACACACACATTCGCACAGGAAGATCTCGGAGAGATCATTGTCACCACAGCTACACAAACGGCACAGAGTCTTGATGAAGTCACTTCCAACGTCGATGTGATCACAGCAGAGGAGATCGAAGCCCGAGGCTATACCACTGTAGCACAGGTACTTGGCTCTATTGCCGGTGTATCCTATGTGAGCAACGGCGGCATCGGGAAAAGCACTTCTCTTTTCCTTCGCGGTATGAGCAGCAAGTATACCCTCGTACTCATCGACGGCGTACGCTACAATGATCCGACATCTCTTGGCGGTGCACCCTTTGCCGATCTGATGATCGATGACATTGCACAGATCGAAGTGGTCAAAGGGGCACAGTCCGGTATATGGGGAGCAGATGCCAGTGCCGGTGTGATCAATATTATCACCAAAAAGGCACAACCGGGTACACACGCCTCTGCACACATCGAACGCGGAAGTTTCAATACCTGGAAATACGGTGCCACACTCTCTACTGCAGCTGAGAACTACTACCTCAAACTCAGCTACAACATTGTCGATACGGACGGATTTACCACGGTAGCTCCTTATGGTGAAGATATCGACCAGTATGAAGACGATGAGTATAGAAACAAAACACTGAACATACAGGCCGGCTTCAGCTTCAATGCAGCCAACAAGGTGGACCTCCTGCATACACGCATAGAGGGGAAAGGTGATGCGGATCCTTTTGATTTCTCTACCTACTCTTTCAACCCCGATGGTGACTACAGACTCGAAAGTACCTACAAGTTCACAAAAATGAACTTCAACCACATTGACAGCTTCAACGAGCTCAATATATACGCACAACGCTCCGACTTCAGCCGTACCTACCCAGATGCGACATACAGCCAGCACTTTGACGGCAGCATCGATGAGTTCGGGGTCAACTCCAAAATCGGTTACGGAACAAAGGACTTCATACTTGTCGGTCTTGATACAAAAGAGTACAGCCATGAGAACAGCCTGAACAAATCTTATGATTCTACCGGTTTTTTTGCAACCAATACCAATACCCTTGAGGGTGTAATGGGCGGAACGACCATACTGACCGAGTCTCTACGCTACGACAGATACAGTGACTTTGACAATGAAATAACCGGAAAGATAGGTATCAAACATATCCATGAACATATTCAGGGACTGGTCACCTCATTCAATTACGGTACAGCCTACAATGTACCTACTATGTACAACCTCTATGATCCGTTCAGCGGTAATGCAGACTTGACACCTGAAAGTATCAAGAGTTATGATGTCACTGTGGCATATAAAGATTTCAAAGTGACATACTTTAACAATAAGATCGATGATATGATCCAGTATGTAAGCCAGTATGATGCAAACGGAAACTGGATCGGTGGAGGTTATGAGAATATAGCCGGAACTTCAAAGATCGACGGTATCGAACTTGCCTATGAAAAAGAGATCTTTGACGGTATACTGTTCAACACCAACTATACACGACTCATCAGCGCGGAGGACAATGACGGAAAAGCACTGGCAAGACGTGCAAAAGAGACCTTCAACCTTGCTGTAGACTACTACGGTATTGAAAAACTGCACATCGGGGCAGATGCCCAATACATCGGAGAACGTTATGACCGGGCAGACAATCAGGGTGCCCAGACAGGAAAATATACTCTATTCAATGTGACAGCGGACTATCAGGTCACAGAGAACGTTCAGGTTTATGGTAAAATCGAGAATCTCGGTGACAAATACTACCAAACTGTTTATGGCTATGCAACAAGCCCCAGAGCCTTCTACATCGGGGTAAGAGGAAAAATCTAG
- a CDS encoding cobyric acid synthase has protein sequence MHNISIFGTSSDAGKSTVTWLVGRLLQEAGCSVAPFKAQNVSNNAHVADDGSEIAIAQYFQAKALSVPTSWHNNPVLLKSGRGSSASLIVGGKTAASKDVREYYRDLDTLKPIVQEAFEYLDARYDVVIAEGAGSPVELNLMDKDLSNIFIATRFNTRIILVADIEKGGVFASVYGVYHLLPEQLRENVAGVIINKFRGDLSLFDKGIEIIENEFGIPVLGVLPYTPFNLGFEDSQSLMNYTQECSRALRRIAVIAYPAMSNYTDFEPLLANPDICLEFIRTNVDLSGFECIILPGSKLVMQDLTWLKERGLFAQLQQHYREGRINLVGICGGYQMMFERIVDEHCIEVQKPASAAALGFIEGEIHFQKEKILKRNGEKYEIHHGTSAAYPSEYRNGKVYGTFSHGLFADAWFKHYERETIERFVKKMKRHLDAERIIQSVR, from the coding sequence ATGCATAACATCTCTATTTTCGGCACCTCCAGCGATGCGGGTAAAAGTACCGTTACATGGCTTGTCGGGCGGCTGCTGCAGGAAGCCGGCTGCAGCGTTGCCCCCTTCAAGGCCCAAAATGTCTCCAACAACGCTCATGTAGCAGATGACGGCAGCGAAATTGCCATAGCACAGTACTTTCAGGCAAAAGCGCTCAGCGTACCCACCTCCTGGCACAACAACCCCGTACTGCTCAAATCGGGACGCGGTTCATCTGCCTCGCTCATTGTTGGCGGCAAAACGGCAGCCTCCAAAGATGTCAGAGAGTACTACCGCGATCTTGATACGCTCAAACCCATTGTCCAGGAGGCATTTGAGTACCTGGATGCGCGTTACGATGTGGTCATTGCAGAAGGTGCGGGCAGTCCGGTAGAGCTGAACCTGATGGACAAGGATCTCTCCAATATCTTCATCGCAACCCGCTTCAATACCCGTATCATTCTTGTAGCAGACATCGAAAAAGGCGGGGTTTTTGCTTCTGTTTACGGCGTTTACCACCTGCTTCCGGAACAACTCAGAGAGAATGTCGCCGGGGTTATCATCAACAAGTTCAGAGGTGATCTGAGCCTCTTTGACAAAGGCATAGAGATCATCGAAAATGAATTCGGCATCCCTGTACTGGGTGTACTTCCCTACACTCCTTTCAACCTTGGGTTCGAGGACTCGCAAAGCCTGATGAACTATACACAGGAGTGCAGCAGAGCCCTGCGGCGCATTGCCGTCATCGCCTACCCTGCGATGAGTAACTACACCGACTTTGAACCACTGCTGGCCAATCCCGATATCTGCCTGGAGTTCATCAGAACCAATGTGGATCTCTCAGGATTTGAATGTATCATCCTGCCCGGCTCCAAGCTTGTGATGCAGGATCTGACATGGCTTAAAGAGAGAGGTCTCTTCGCCCAGCTTCAACAACACTACAGGGAGGGCAGGATCAACCTTGTCGGAATCTGCGGCGGCTACCAGATGATGTTCGAGCGCATCGTGGATGAGCACTGCATAGAGGTGCAAAAGCCTGCTTCCGCGGCAGCGCTCGGCTTCATAGAGGGAGAGATACACTTCCAAAAAGAGAAGATACTGAAGCGGAACGGAGAAAAGTATGAGATACACCATGGTACTTCTGCCGCCTACCCTTCCGAATACAGGAACGGTAAAGTCTACGGTACCTTTTCACACGGACTTTTTGCAGATGCGTGGTTTAAGCACTACGAGAGAGAGACCATTGAGAGGTTTGTAAAAAAGATGAAGAGGCATCTGGATGCAGAGAGGATCATACAAAGTGTACGCTGA
- a CDS encoding tetrahydrodipicolinate N-succinyltransferase N-terminal domain-containing protein translates to MAIETLTSTEEFKKLVAETTSQKGYREPVAFGIARVDRGQKNAEKVLQASFPLINWKENFGSAAVFIKALQEAKCDVDFSGSEFVATINDNFVANAMAAFAPYAAEATGDAHRNVQVIKALANMEDIGKDYRIVFLFEDAAPQSVEAVYLKLYALSLRKAELRKVNLNGAFGILSNVAWVGNTPYELEWLRENEIEMKLNGTYPAVDSVDKFPRFLQHIIPDDNTRILDASKVRMGAQLAAGTTVMPGASYINFNAGTLGPVMVEGRISSSAIVGSGSDVGGGASILGVLSGTDGNPISIGENTLLGANSVTGLPVGDGCIVDAGVTILAGTKIKISPEELEKIKAANPDAELEEKTTFKGEELQGLNGIHYRQNSLTGETIARRSTREVKLNADLH, encoded by the coding sequence ATGGCAATAGAGACATTGACATCAACAGAAGAGTTTAAAAAACTGGTAGCGGAGACGACTTCACAGAAGGGGTACAGAGAGCCGGTTGCATTTGGTATTGCCAGAGTGGACAGAGGACAGAAGAATGCGGAGAAAGTACTTCAGGCAAGCTTCCCCCTGATCAACTGGAAAGAGAACTTCGGTTCGGCAGCAGTATTCATCAAGGCACTTCAGGAGGCTAAGTGTGATGTTGATTTCAGCGGCAGTGAGTTTGTAGCGACTATCAATGACAACTTTGTAGCCAATGCGATGGCTGCATTTGCACCCTATGCAGCAGAAGCGACAGGTGATGCACACAGAAATGTGCAGGTGATCAAAGCACTGGCAAACATGGAAGATATTGGTAAAGACTACCGCATTGTATTCCTTTTTGAAGATGCGGCACCTCAGAGTGTAGAAGCGGTCTATCTCAAGCTTTATGCTCTTTCTCTGAGAAAAGCAGAGCTTAGAAAAGTCAATCTCAACGGTGCATTCGGTATTCTCTCCAATGTGGCATGGGTAGGCAACACACCGTATGAACTGGAGTGGCTGCGAGAAAATGAGATCGAGATGAAACTGAACGGTACCTATCCGGCAGTCGACTCTGTAGACAAGTTCCCGAGATTCCTTCAGCACATCATTCCTGATGACAATACGCGTATCCTTGATGCATCCAAAGTACGTATGGGAGCACAGCTTGCAGCCGGTACGACAGTGATGCCGGGAGCCTCCTACATCAACTTCAATGCCGGAACGCTCGGACCGGTCATGGTTGAAGGACGTATCTCATCTTCGGCGATCGTGGGCAGCGGTTCGGATGTCGGAGGGGGTGCGAGTATCCTCGGTGTCCTTTCCGGAACGGACGGCAATCCTATCAGCATCGGAGAGAATACCCTGCTTGGTGCCAACTCGGTAACAGGTCTGCCGGTAGGTGACGGATGTATTGTGGATGCGGGTGTAACGATCCTTGCAGGAACGAAGATCAAGATCTCACCTGAAGAGCTGGAGAAGATCAAAGCAGCGAATCCGGATGCAGAACTTGAAGAGAAAACAACTTTCAAGGGAGAAGAGCTCCAGGGGCTCAACGGTATCCACTACAGACAGAACTCACTGACCGGTGAGACCATTGCACGCAGAAGTACGCGTGAAGTAAAGCTTAATGCCGACCTCCATTAA
- the bluB gene encoding 5,6-dimethylbenzimidazole synthase produces the protein MKRFSFQDARTLEAVIRARRDVRGNLFTSEAVSREEIDTILEAAMHAPSVGYSQPWKFVVIRDSKIRDAVYENFKRTYKKSKKKFKHRPLYKKLKLEALKETSVHIAVFYHHQGGSILGQTSQPDTGRYSVAAAIQNMWLMARAMNIGIGWVSILSPGKVRRLLGLGEAYELVGYLCVGKVKRFLNEPELKTKKWQEAKKKRQTVLHIESSGQRGSHSAIEVITGDKSSLQPLIDKKATFMLALSNTATAKIKGISQAGLPGLMHLTPTLDAEFLSRGKLKSLKKLPETQKGIPTPALISRAVHLLHPFGRIEALDLGLKTPPRFKGRLHRFGIAPSKSIAKGAGIDAKAVFEKGYAFGESYRLRDDYLILGESVPSGTTTAATAALALGYDAKALFSSSFKEVPDTIREKTITKALTNAKGSTDIFDILGSVSDNMLLFNAGFILGVNGRFPVILAGGTQMAAVLLVANSVIKALRNNRYRHSVPHMQHASFGHIMLCTTKWVAKDRNSDIKALLEMLEFPVNAYYADFDFSLSHHPALKLYDKGEAKEGVGAGGALMYGFLNGLTHEEITRQTEGFLV, from the coding sequence ATGAAACGTTTCTCTTTCCAGGATGCCCGAACGCTCGAAGCAGTCATCAGGGCCAGACGTGATGTCAGAGGCAATCTCTTTACCAGCGAAGCGGTCAGCCGCGAAGAGATCGACACCATCCTTGAAGCTGCCATGCATGCGCCGTCGGTAGGTTATTCACAGCCATGGAAATTTGTCGTCATCCGAGACAGCAAGATCCGGGATGCCGTCTATGAGAACTTTAAACGAACCTACAAAAAGAGTAAAAAAAAGTTCAAACACCGCCCTTTGTACAAAAAACTGAAACTTGAAGCACTGAAAGAGACTTCTGTGCATATTGCTGTTTTCTACCACCACCAGGGAGGAAGTATCCTCGGACAGACATCCCAGCCGGACACCGGACGCTACAGTGTCGCAGCTGCCATACAGAATATGTGGCTGATGGCACGTGCCATGAATATCGGTATCGGCTGGGTCAGCATCCTCAGTCCCGGAAAAGTACGCAGACTGCTCGGACTGGGAGAAGCCTATGAGCTTGTCGGCTACCTCTGTGTCGGCAAGGTCAAAAGATTTCTCAATGAACCGGAACTCAAGACCAAAAAGTGGCAGGAAGCGAAAAAAAAGAGACAAACCGTTCTGCACATAGAGAGCTCCGGACAAAGAGGATCGCACAGTGCCATTGAGGTCATTACAGGAGACAAAAGCTCTCTTCAGCCCCTCATAGACAAAAAAGCCACCTTTATGCTCGCTCTGAGCAATACCGCAACAGCGAAGATCAAAGGCATCTCCCAGGCAGGACTGCCGGGACTGATGCACCTGACCCCCACGCTCGATGCAGAGTTTCTCTCACGCGGAAAACTCAAAAGCCTCAAAAAACTGCCTGAAACCCAAAAAGGTATCCCCACCCCTGCTCTTATCAGCCGGGCAGTCCATCTGCTGCACCCCTTCGGACGCATAGAAGCACTCGATCTTGGGCTCAAAACCCCTCCCAGGTTCAAAGGCAGACTGCACCGCTTTGGCATTGCTCCAAGCAAAAGCATCGCCAAAGGCGCGGGTATCGATGCCAAAGCGGTCTTTGAAAAGGGCTATGCCTTCGGAGAGAGCTACCGACTTCGGGATGACTACCTCATTCTCGGTGAATCCGTCCCCTCCGGTACCACTACCGCCGCGACAGCGGCACTGGCTTTGGGCTACGATGCCAAAGCGCTTTTCTCTTCAAGCTTCAAAGAGGTACCCGACACCATACGGGAGAAGACCATTACCAAAGCGCTTACCAATGCAAAAGGCAGCACCGATATCTTTGATATCCTGGGCTCTGTATCTGACAACATGCTCCTCTTCAATGCCGGATTTATACTGGGTGTCAACGGACGTTTCCCTGTTATACTTGCAGGCGGTACCCAGATGGCAGCCGTACTGCTTGTAGCCAACTCCGTCATAAAAGCGCTGCGAAACAACAGATACCGGCACTCTGTACCCCATATGCAGCATGCCTCATTCGGGCATATCATGCTTTGCACCACCAAATGGGTAGCCAAAGACAGGAACTCTGACATCAAAGCCCTGCTGGAGATGCTGGAGTTCCCTGTCAACGCCTACTATGCGGACTTTGACTTCTCATTGAGCCATCATCCTGCCTTGAAGCTGTATGACAAGGGTGAGGCCAAGGAGGGTGTTGGAGCCGGCGGAGCTTTGATGTACGGGTTCCTGAACGGATTAACACACGAAGAGATCACCCGGCAGACAGAGGGGTTCCTGGTATGA
- a CDS encoding ABC transporter substrate-binding protein → MKFWMVLLSLAFSAFAQERIVTLSPAINEIVYALGAGNQVVGNTTYATYPEASGSVPKVGGYFSPDLEKIIALRPTLVIMQQNNAKLAQKLQKLGIRTRIIRIDRLPHITEAVLALGRVLQKEERANNIVADIDRALKETKGIVSDRKILIVIGHNTQLVKQIFVAGQNLYLDDIINASGNTNALHSNRKGQPILNRENIIAANPDIVILLAHGMKARGVTKQELIDPWLKLPVTAARNRDIYIIDKEYAGIPSDRLVLFLNDFKAILHAAADQ, encoded by the coding sequence ATGAAATTTTGGATGGTGTTACTTTCACTTGCTTTTTCTGCCTTCGCGCAGGAGCGCATTGTTACCCTCTCACCTGCCATCAACGAGATCGTCTATGCCCTTGGAGCGGGCAATCAGGTCGTGGGCAACACCACTTACGCCACCTACCCGGAGGCTTCCGGGAGTGTTCCTAAAGTAGGCGGCTATTTCTCCCCTGATCTTGAAAAGATCATTGCACTCAGACCGACACTGGTCATCATGCAGCAGAACAATGCAAAACTGGCCCAAAAACTGCAAAAGCTCGGCATCAGGACCCGGATCATCCGAATCGACAGACTGCCGCATATCACAGAAGCTGTTTTAGCGCTTGGAAGAGTACTGCAAAAGGAGGAGAGAGCCAACAACATTGTAGCCGATATCGACCGTGCGCTGAAAGAGACCAAGGGTATCGTTTCGGACAGAAAGATACTGATTGTCATAGGGCATAACACACAACTGGTCAAGCAGATCTTTGTCGCAGGACAGAATCTTTACCTTGATGACATCATCAATGCTTCGGGCAATACCAATGCCCTGCACTCAAACCGCAAAGGACAGCCCATACTCAACCGGGAAAACATCATTGCTGCCAACCCCGACATTGTTATTCTGCTTGCACACGGGATGAAAGCACGGGGAGTGACAAAGCAAGAGCTTATCGATCCATGGCTGAAACTGCCTGTTACCGCAGCCCGGAACAGAGACATTTACATCATTGACAAGGAGTACGCGGGCATTCCCAGTGACCGTCTTGTACTTTTTCTCAATGATTTCAAAGCGATCCTCCATGCCGCTGCAGATCAGTAA
- a CDS encoding ATP-binding cassette domain-containing protein yields the protein MPLQISNYTDAILSGISFSLEKGKHLVILGANGVGKSTLAKVLCGLIPSEAVRVDDIIPSKVYGEKRAGIINYIPPKLEIYDSYLPVEDFLALSHFNRNLTIDAVLERVGIAHLKGKPCRLLSSGESQLLLTASALLHGADYTIFDEPTANLDPVRMRLLFALLKEERTLPSKLIITHNLDLAYRLGFDILYLHEGEVAFHGRSSEFFEQSHLDRLYDGAVRNIGTHVVTAL from the coding sequence ATGCCGCTGCAGATCAGTAACTATACCGACGCCATCCTCAGCGGGATCTCTTTCTCATTGGAAAAAGGGAAACACCTTGTCATTCTTGGTGCCAACGGGGTAGGAAAGAGCACCCTTGCCAAAGTCCTTTGCGGACTTATACCTTCCGAAGCAGTACGTGTTGACGATATCATTCCCTCCAAAGTCTATGGAGAGAAACGAGCCGGGATCATCAACTATATCCCTCCCAAACTGGAGATCTACGATAGCTATCTTCCGGTAGAGGATTTCCTGGCACTTTCGCATTTTAACCGAAACCTGACCATCGATGCGGTACTGGAGCGTGTAGGCATTGCACACCTTAAAGGCAAACCGTGCAGACTGCTCAGCTCAGGGGAATCACAACTGCTTCTGACCGCTTCCGCCCTCCTGCACGGGGCAGACTATACGATCTTCGACGAACCTACTGCCAACCTCGACCCTGTCCGTATGCGCTTGCTTTTTGCACTGCTCAAAGAGGAGAGAACCCTGCCAAGCAAGCTCATCATTACCCACAACCTCGATCTGGCCTACCGTTTGGGATTTGATATTCTCTATCTGCATGAGGGAGAGGTGGCATTTCACGGCAGAAGCAGTGAGTTCTTTGAACAGTCGCATCTTGACCGGCTCTATGACGGTGCCGTTCGGAACATCGGCACACATGTGGTGACAGCACTATGA
- the cbiB gene encoding adenosylcobinamide-phosphate synthase CbiB: MYAETALIAYLVDRTVGEFRFVRHPVVLMGDYIKWFEKHFYKESVIRGAWLGISLISIVAAISYLLQSLLLSLGSHYPTLITSILMGTIGSTSIASKMLFDSVKGVIDDPQSIRYLVSRDTGSLNRSDINKAAIETYAENLSDGVVAPLFYLLLFGLPGAFVYKAVNTLDSMVGYRNERYERFGKFAARLDDAANYIPARITAVMITVLGGALAEAPGLLFKVFRQGRDHDSPNAGYPISAMAFSLGIRVGGAASYFGKIRPKPCFGEGRETITTEDIRHALSFQQRFDIFFILLLGALIWV, from the coding sequence GTGTACGCTGAAACCGCTCTCATCGCCTACCTTGTTGACCGCACCGTCGGCGAATTCCGCTTTGTCCGCCATCCGGTCGTGCTGATGGGTGACTACATCAAATGGTTTGAAAAACACTTTTATAAAGAGAGTGTCATCCGGGGTGCATGGCTTGGCATATCTCTCATTTCAATAGTCGCGGCAATCTCCTATCTTCTCCAATCCCTTCTCCTCTCTCTTGGCAGCCACTACCCGACACTCATCACTTCGATCCTTATGGGCACAATAGGATCGACCTCCATCGCCTCCAAAATGCTCTTCGATTCTGTCAAGGGCGTCATTGACGACCCTCAGAGCATCCGCTATCTTGTCAGCCGAGATACAGGATCTCTCAACCGTTCCGATATCAACAAAGCGGCCATTGAAACCTATGCCGAAAATCTCTCGGACGGTGTCGTTGCGCCACTCTTCTACCTGCTGCTCTTTGGACTGCCCGGTGCATTTGTCTATAAGGCCGTCAACACCCTCGACTCTATGGTGGGGTACAGAAATGAGAGGTATGAGAGGTTCGGCAAATTTGCTGCAAGGCTCGATGATGCGGCAAACTACATACCTGCCCGCATTACGGCTGTTATGATCACAGTATTGGGCGGTGCGTTGGCAGAGGCACCCGGCCTCCTCTTTAAAGTATTCCGCCAGGGAAGAGATCACGACAGTCCGAATGCAGGATACCCGATCTCGGCTATGGCCTTCTCTCTGGGCATACGGGTGGGAGGAGCCGCCTCCTATTTTGGAAAAATAAGACCCAAACCCTGTTTTGGAGAGGGGAGAGAGACCATCACGACTGAAGATATCCGCCATGCACTCTCCTTTCAACAACGATTCGATATCTTTTTTATTCTACTCTTAGGAGCGCTCATATGGGTATAA
- a CDS encoding FecCD family ABC transporter permease, with protein MKKILFLSSLLLLISAPFFGQIDLPLNKLADGASMEHQVFFEIRLPRVLLAFFAGGILSLGGLIFQVVFRNPMSTPFTLGVASGATLFTAIAIILGLGTFSPFFAFAGAMLTVIILFAIAARFKGYDPNTLLLVGIALSFFYAAALMVMYYISSLQESYEIMRFTMGSLDTVGFKEILTLVFTSLVLLPGIYRYRHTLKLLLVSYEFAYLKGINVKKSSYMLLFLVSFAVGVAVSITGPIGFVGLIIPHIVKELYRQSADTLILQVFFYGGLFLVLSDLIARNLGTASDIPIGVVTSFIGAPFFIYLLLARRSS; from the coding sequence ATGAAAAAAATACTTTTTTTAAGCTCGCTCCTGCTGCTGATATCCGCACCTTTTTTCGGACAGATCGACCTCCCTCTGAATAAACTTGCCGATGGTGCGAGTATGGAGCATCAGGTCTTTTTCGAGATACGCCTTCCCCGTGTACTGCTGGCCTTTTTTGCAGGAGGGATCCTCTCACTCGGCGGGCTCATCTTTCAAGTGGTCTTCCGCAATCCCATGAGTACCCCCTTCACACTGGGGGTTGCCTCTGGCGCAACACTCTTTACCGCCATCGCCATCATACTCGGCCTGGGCACGTTCAGCCCCTTCTTTGCTTTTGCCGGTGCGATGCTGACGGTCATTATCCTCTTTGCCATTGCCGCAAGGTTTAAAGGCTATGATCCCAACACCCTGCTGCTGGTGGGTATTGCCCTTTCATTCTTCTATGCCGCTGCACTGATGGTTATGTACTATATCTCCTCGCTTCAGGAGAGTTACGAGATCATGCGTTTTACGATGGGGAGTCTGGACACAGTCGGTTTTAAAGAGATTCTCACGCTTGTTTTCACATCCCTCGTTCTGCTGCCGGGCATCTATCGGTACCGCCATACACTCAAACTGCTGCTTGTCTCTTATGAGTTCGCTTACCTCAAAGGGATCAATGTCAAAAAGAGCAGCTATATGCTGCTTTTCCTCGTTTCGTTCGCCGTAGGGGTTGCAGTGAGCATAACCGGTCCTATCGGATTTGTAGGGCTCATCATTCCCCATATTGTCAAAGAGCTCTACCGTCAGAGTGCCGACACGCTTATTTTGCAGGTATTTTTCTACGGTGGTCTCTTTCTGGTGCTCTCCGATCTCATAGCGCGTAATCTCGGTACGGCATCAGATATCCCCATTGGTGTGGTGACCTCCTTTATCGGGGCACCCTTCTTTATCTATCTTTTGCTTGCAAGAAGGTCCTCATGA
- a CDS encoding bifunctional adenosylcobinamide kinase/adenosylcobinamide-phosphate guanylyltransferase yields MKVLYYGGQKSGKSRVAEQKALALAGSRKPCYIATYDNSYGDSEMAERITKHQLQRKESFTTIEESVRLDEVIKGDGTYLIDCMSMWILNTLHESEETISARINALAKLEANIVFVLNDVGSGVIPMDAQSRKYVDRSGTTGQRLAALCDEVYEVKLGLERRLK; encoded by the coding sequence ATGAAAGTTCTCTATTACGGCGGTCAGAAATCCGGTAAAAGCCGGGTAGCTGAGCAAAAAGCACTTGCGCTTGCAGGCAGTCGAAAACCCTGCTACATCGCTACCTACGACAACAGCTATGGCGACAGTGAAATGGCTGAGCGTATCACAAAACACCAGCTGCAGAGAAAGGAGTCTTTTACGACCATCGAAGAGAGCGTCAGGCTTGACGAGGTCATCAAAGGTGACGGTACCTACCTCATCGACTGCATGAGTATGTGGATACTCAATACACTCCATGAGAGCGAAGAGACGATATCTGCCCGGATAAATGCTTTGGCAAAGCTGGAGGCGAACATTGTTTTTGTACTTAACGATGTGGGCTCCGGGGTGATCCCCATGGATGCACAGAGCCGAAAATATGTAGACAGATCGGGCACTACAGGACAGAGGCTGGCAGCGCTCTGCGACGAGGTCTACGAGGTAAAACTTGGACTGGAGAGAAGGTTAAAATAA
- a CDS encoding RNA-binding S4 domain-containing protein, with translation MRVDKWLSAVNVVKRRTIATDMLKSGVVYVNGQKAKASKDVKVGDRITIEYLKGPRSYEVLQIPMTKTIPKSQKEEYVKEL, from the coding sequence ATGCGTGTAGATAAATGGCTCAGTGCGGTGAATGTGGTCAAGCGCAGGACCATTGCGACCGATATGCTCAAGAGCGGGGTGGTCTATGTCAACGGGCAAAAGGCAAAGGCTTCGAAGGATGTGAAGGTCGGAGACAGGATCACGATCGAGTATCTGAAAGGACCGAGATCGTATGAGGTGCTTCAGATACCGATGACCAAGACGATCCCGAAGAGTCAGAAAGAGGAGTATGTGAAAGAACTTTGA